The following proteins are co-located in the Hemicordylus capensis ecotype Gifberg chromosome 11, rHemCap1.1.pri, whole genome shotgun sequence genome:
- the LOC128335596 gene encoding probable G-protein coupled receptor 34 yields the protein MGTLSPTGEYPKNSSNTSVCEIQDGFLAITLPVMYSFIAIVGLLGNLSALWVFHFGTQKLSSITVYMKHLAISDLLLAFCLPFRAAFQNQSGPPVLCKVIGIIFYLTMYVSIFLLSLISLDRYLKIIRPLQQFRIHTVAYSTALSRGVWLFCGFTMLAFFFENRSGACGNRCFHFKRRSVQGAVLNMTAVATFFFLLLIFLYSYGRIALKLYNVSLKTTQQQSKRNSTRAALKTFVVLAIFVICFAPYHVVRVPYILAQVGVITCMGSTQALHLANELVLGISALNCCLDPVIFFFLSSSFKKAMLSATHGKLKGAFQKNQGVFGPRKSITDSRIQGS from the coding sequence ATGGGTACCCTTTCCCCTACTGGCGAGTACCCAAAGAACAGCTCGAACACATCTGTGTGTGAAATCCAAGATGGCTTCCTAGCGATCACTCTGCCCGTGATGTACTCCTTCATTGCCATTGTTGGCCTCCTGGGCAACCTCTCGGCTCTCTGGGTCTTCCATTTTGGCACTCAGAAGCTGAGCTCCATCACAGTGTACATGAAGCACCTTGCCATCTCGGACCTCTTGCTTGCCTTCTGCCTGCCCTTCCGAGCGGCCTTCCAAAACCAGAGCGGTCCTCCCGTCCTCTGCAAAGTGATCGGCATCATTTTCTACCTCACCATGTACGTCAGCATCTTTCTTCTCAGCCTGATCAGCCTGGACCGCTACCTCAAGATCATCAGGCCCCTCCAGCAGTTCCGGATCCATACTGTGGCCTACAGCACAGCCCTCTCCAGAGGGGTGTGGTTATTCTGCGGTTTCACCATGCTTGCGTTCTTTTTTGAGAACAGGAGTGGGGCTTGCGGAAACAGATGCTTCCACTTCAAGCGCAGAAGCGTCCAGGGAGCAGTCCTCAACATGACCGCAGtggccaccttcttcttcttactCCTCATCTTCCTCTACTCATATGGCAGGATTGCCCTTAAGCTCTACAACGTCTCCTTAAAGACGACTCAGCAACAAAGCAAGAGGAATAGCACCAGGGCTGCCCTGAAGACCTTCGTGGTCTTGGCCATTTTCGTCATCTGCTTTGCCCCCTACCACGTGGTCCGGGTGCCCTACATTCTTGCCCAGGTAGGGGTGATCACTTGCATGGGGAGCACCCAGGCCCTGCACCTTGCCAATGAACTCGTCCTTGGCATCTCAGCCCTGAACTGCTGCCTCGACCCTGTgatcttcttctttctttctagcAGTTTCAAGAAAGCCATGCTGAGTGCCACCCACGGGAAGCTAAAGGGGGCCTTTCAGAAGAACCAGGGGGTCTTTGGCCCCAGAAAATCCATTACAGACTCTAGGATCCAGGGGAGCTGA